A stretch of DNA from Juglans microcarpa x Juglans regia isolate MS1-56 chromosome 5D, Jm3101_v1.0, whole genome shotgun sequence:
ATTTGATAGAACTAAAATGCATCCAAAATTCCAAAAACAGTACATCATTGTCTTCTTTTCTAGCCAAAGTAAAAGAACAAGCAATAGAAAAGATAGCTACCTGCGGTACAGATCCTTAGGTTTGATCCTTTTCCTAAGAATGGTTCGATCTTGAAGCCCACCCCAATACGGAAGAGTTTTCATGTCAGGGCAGAAACGACTAACTTCATCATTCCAGTTGTTCAACACAGAAGCAGGTGCAACAACCAAAAAAGGCCCCCATATATTTTTCTCCTGAGCGACACAAGCAACAAAAGTTATTAGAGAGAACCTAAAACTATCAAACACAAAGCCGAATACTTACCTCAGCCAAATGAGCCAAAAACGCCATGGCCTGAATGGTCTTTCCGAGTCCCATCTCATCAGCAAGTATACCATTTAATCCCTGAAAGAAAAGGGGCAAAAAGAAATGCACTCTTGTTTACAATGTGACAGTCTTGATATGCAATTTTTCCAAGGGACAAGGGACCACATACATAAACAATCTAGAAAAGAGTAAAGAGAAAGAtactaaatttttaatatagggATTGTCTTGTCTCACAACCTGCTCGTAACAATTAACCAGCCACTGAAGACCTTTTAGCTGATATTCTTTAAGGAAGCCTTTAAACATCCGGGGTGTCTGAACTGTCGATGTTACAGGCATGGTGgaactgtaaatataattacaGAAATTGTGTTATTTGACAAGAAAGGTTTGTCCCTAAGTGTTTAATAAGAAGGGgggagaagaaagaaatgaagaactTACGGATTATGTAGATCAATGTTACTAGCTCCTGCAACCTCAGATTCAGCAGCTTGTCGCAGCCTCGAGCATTCACTATCAAAGGTACTTGTTAACTTTTTCTGCTTAGAGACCGCATCTTGAGCAGCTCTAAAAGCCTCCTTCTTCAATTCAGCCTCCTCAAGGTCTTCTTCCTCATCAGGCTCCGCATCTGAAGAGCTCAAAACCACTTCTTGGTCGTTTAATTTTTCACCTCCCACAGGCAAAGCTTCAGAGGGCTgtgaatttgactttttttgCATAAAATGACTGTAAAGTTCTGTTTGTTGAATAAGAAAATTGAGCCTTTGTTGTTGTCTCTTTGCTTCTCGAAGCTCCTGTTCACGCCTCAAAGCTTCAGcagcttctctctcctctcttttccTTACTTCTGCCTGTACACAAGGATAGTGAATAAGTATTTatgcaaaactatttttttttttaataagtaatcaataatatattaataaagatagggaaagcccaagtacacaagatggtatacaagagataagacctatctaggtcgaaGTAAGGGAaactagaaagtcatgaaaattcaAGCCATTagaatctaaagcaatggcccatagaaataaagtgcTGAAAAATAGAGTTCAAAGTTCCTCTGGAGAAAAATAGAGTTCGAAGTTCCTTTGGAGCGATCTCCAGAGGAACTTCGAACATACATAAAAACATATTCATGAAAAACTTGGGCCCATTGGATGAATAAGCATGTAATTGCAGCTTCATGCATGCAAAAAAGTTGTAACATTCAACATAAATATAcatgaaagagaagagaaaattagaatgtagaaaggagagagagagagagagagagagagagagagagagagagtgggtgTGCATACACGCATGTGGAAGCCTGATAATGCTACATTCAGTCTCATTAAAACCACAGATAAAATTATCTAACCGCTTGTATCTTCATGAAGACTAAATTTCATAAAGGAAGTAAGGAAACAAACCATCTCTTTATCTACTCGCTTCCAATACAGCAGCATATCTCTAGCTAATTTCCTTGTGCGAATGGCAGCACCCCTCATCAGTTTAAGCGATCGACTCACCTTCATTTTCACCTGATAAAAAGAACAGTCGATACACTAGCTTCAGgataaacttacaaaaataacaaaggATAGATAGAAGAAATCGAACATTGCTTAAGTTTGAAGAACTGAAAACCACATCCCACATGGCTGGCACATGCTAATTGAAAATGAAGCATGCAATAAAAATGCAACATAATACTTGCCTCTCTTTGACAGTTCTCAGAGAACCTCTTGGCATCAATTAATTGCTTTCGATGTAAAGCTGTAAAAATCCTATGATGCTTCGGTATGTCTCTTCTTACAATGTTTACCCAAACTTTTCCAAtcttctccttttcttcctCCTCAATCACAGAAGGGTCTTTCTTTAGCTTTGTCTTCTTGGGCAGAGCCCGTTCAATGATCTGCAGCACAAAAGAACCAAAGctgaatgggaaaaaaaaataccatatcATACCGTACACAAATAGAAAATGGAAGGCCAACTGTTTACAaccacctcccccccccccccccaaaaaaaaataataataaaataaaataaactccaaaatatttcatttaaaatccaaaaagtAGTATATGAACCTCATATGTGTCTCCTTTCTCCAAAACCTTCACGTAGTAAACCTGCAAAACACCACCCTCTGACAAAATAGAACGCTTTATGTTTCCAGCTGCCCCTTCTGGGATGAAGGAATGCAACCCGATATCGGATACTTTGAGACTGAACTTGTGGGGCAATTTAGAAGCTGACAAGGCCTTCAATCTCGCATGAAGTGATTCATACTGGAGCTGAGGCTCCCCCATTCCTGCCCAGCTTCTAGGTCCAAGCCTTTTATTATTAGCCATCATTGCTGCTAAGGACCCCAAATCCAATGTACCCTTTAAGTAAAAATCCTCCACCTGGAAATCTGAGAAGCTTGGCAAGTTCAGTGACGCTGCTGACTTATCATAAGTAGGAGGAATCTTATATGTGATACCATCCCCAATATCTAAAAAAGCCGGTTCATATGTTGTTCTGCAAAAggtaaataaatgataattatcacccaatataaaaatttgaatatgctTAAAAAAAAGCACCTTAAAAACCCACAGGAGATGGCATACCTTTCACTGCCATTGAGAGGTGCAAAATCTGTTTCATGATAGTTCTCTTGTTTTTGACGATTAATATCATTGAGCCAGTCTGATATGGTTTCCACTTCATTAAATCCTCCTCGGTGCTCATTCCCCAGCTTCCTAGCTTTTGAGCCCAAATTACTCCTCGGAAGTGGAACTCCCATCCTGGTTGGTGCAGGACTTGCTGAGGAATCCTTCACCCTCCTCTTGTACTTCTGAACATGTTCTCCAAGCATTGATCGATACCTGTCCTCTGTAACACGTGTCCCATAATAACTTTCCTCATCCTCGTCGTCACTGTTTTCAGACCGCTTCCTTCTCTTTATTGATTCCCTTTCACGCATAGGCCCATTACCGTGCTTCATAATTGTCCCGCCTGTGTGTATAACCAACCAAACAGCACAATGCattcatgcatacatacataagcTCAAATCTCACTATCCCAAGCCACTTGAAaccaattctctctctctctctctctctctctctctctccatgtgtgtgtgtctgtgtagTAGGAGAGACAATGttcttcaaacaaaaaaataaacatccaaTTACGAGACTCAATCCAGATGTTTCATTGTGATTTGAAGTCAAAGGATAAAGAACAAAGCCTACCTTGGCTACCTCTGCTCTCGTCCTGACTACTATTTCCATAATAATCAAAATCATCATCTTGTTGAGGAAGTTGAAAGTTCATCAAAGACTACAATATAACCCcacaaggaaataaaatatatatatatatatatatattaaaaagataaattcctcgattaaaaaaaatctaaagtaaTAACCAGCTAACAATGAAACACAGggtaaaatatcaaaataataaaatttttaaaaaaaggactTAAGTTCTCTAGAAATATATGGAAGTTGAACAAGAACATAAGAGGTAGTAACttgagaaaacaaagagaactCATATGCGAAGAGCGAAAACCTATACGAAAAACCTCAAGATTGAAGAGATTGGAGTAGCAGAGTGAGTCCTTCGATTGCCTCCCGTGGTCCATGTGCGTTGGCGCGAATAGGCTCCAAAGCTGACCGTAGGAGACGAAACCCTAGCTCTCCGAAGAGCATGGAGAATTGGTCGATTGAgagataaaaagaataataaagcCCTAACCCTAGAGCAGTCCTGAAAGGACACGGGAAAGGGAAAGGAATGTGGGGTGCGTAGGGTAAGGTGAGGAAGAGAGAGTGATCGTAGATACACAGGGTGCAGGTGGCATCGCAGGTTGCTAACGTGCACAAAGTGGGTGACATTCGTTAACGTGCGCTACTTCGTGGTTTcctaaattctttttatttatttctctttttaaattaatttcgaTATTTGTTGGCCAGAGCGAGACCGGAGAGGAAGGTTTCGAAGGAGactcctctctcctctctcctctctcttttcttcgGTGGCCTCTCTGGATCgcatcggttttttttttttttttttttttttttttttttttttttttttttatcaggaTCGCAACGGTAATGATAGCCCGTGATTACGTGAATGCTTCGGGATCGGTTTCCTAGCGCCTGCGTCCGCTTTTCACTGGCAAAcctgttttcaattttttttaagggattattttcaatattctattaCGAGGAATGATAATTATAGAGTATTAAATATgtgaatcatataaaaaaaattaaatatttaattgtgaaattttttttaaaaaaagtatgtgATACTTGTCCAACTTGTCTAGAATTACTTATATTCTATTACTGAGTTTGGTATGTAGAGTACATATAGtaagataaaatttataaaattttatttttaaatcaaatcatatcgtataaattttttattaggtgGACCCCAAAAGctctaatataaatattagattatttgagtgtaatatattaaaatattttttaaaaagtacatttgaaaaaaattatcatttatacttttttaaataatatgaaatatagtttcaattttaaaaagtttattaatagataaaaatatccatataacttttagataattataatttttaaactttttatagaTATGATTATATgatcttttatgtcatttctatttcatgcaaaaaaaatttaatttatttccaaataaatgtaatatgtttgaaagtattttaaatatataattatcaaataataaataatttttttaataataaaacttaagctataaactatattttccgttacaatcccaaatatgcAGTTAATACTTAATGCTTACATCTATTATTCTTTTGGGTCTTCACAgagataaataaatcaatatcaTTTTTCGCAAACATAATGTCGGATTTAGAAACGGTGATCTGTCGTTGAAGGCTCGAAGCCCATATGAACCTGATTCGGTTGCAACGTTGGGCAATACAAAACTGTCTAATGGGCCAATATATTGTGTgctattagtttttttttttctttttcaatgtttaTAGGAAAAATCTATGCAACttctatacaccacatattttttaatttttattattttttttatcaaatatttaatatatgaataatgaataaaaaaattaaattagtttaaaaagaataaactcaaaaaaaaataaaaaaatatattacaaattttaaaaaatgtgatgtgtagAGGTTGGAGAAGTTGTGTAACATTGCTCATGTTTATAAACTGATGGGAAACATAGGAGGATGTCTGGAAAATTACTAACAAAATACTTCTAAAATGAATCttattttctctataaatagactCCCTTAAAAAAAGAACTCCATAAGAtgtattttaatagaataattattctcatcagttactatttactatcaCACACTTCATatctcatgaaaaaaaaaactgttaggTGTATAGTATGTgggtgaatagtagttgatttATAACAAAACCCTTTTTAATATTAAGGGTGGGCAGCAAGGGCGGGCAGCCCCAGCTTCCGCCCCGTCCGGCCTATGCGGGGGGCGAGGCCACCCCCTGCATCTGGCTCCCCCGGGGGGCGAGATGgggggtgacccccgccccgccccgcatctatatatatatatataaatatatatatatatattatatatttatataaaaagtaaataaataaattcaggCATGAAATGACATCGTTTCATGCCTAGATTTATAACAAAACCCATGGCACCTCCCTCCCGATTCCCATTTACCCTCTCAGTTCTCCCTCGCTCTtagtctctccctctctctgagtTCCTGTCGCCGCACCCGGTCCCTCTCTCTGCATCGCCGTCCTCGGCGACGCACCCGgtccctctctcttcatctctgtcaccgaaggtaagaaaccctaaattcaaaattttattatttttgttatttatatttttaatggagatttgaggaaggatggggtttatcggagatagaggatgagattttgtgaattgtgtgatGTGGAgcttagattgtgcatgtggtttgaactttgaatgagtctagtctgtttgttttttttttttttttttttttttttgcattatgtaTTGTATGTGAATCactgaataatattattatttgtgtctaattaattcggattagaactctaaattaatttaccttaacaaaatttaatatgtCATAGTGGTGATTTTCAGTAATTGCAATAACAATTAACAACCCTCACGTCGATAATTTACTTGGATTGACTAGTTTTGTGAGGTTCAACAGTTCAAGTGTCATGCACTcaatttgttttggatttgagaAATATGTAACAATGGTTACCCACCCTTCACGTGCACATTAATGGCAATTATCACAAATGAATCTAGCAAATTACTAATAATACCCaataataatttacaattaaaaagtaATCTAAAACTCGTACGAAATAAATTTACATCCCAATATAAACATTAATTATCACCAAAATATTCACATAACAAACCATATATCATAAACTGAACATACTAACCTCCCATTTTACAGATATGTACATCTATACACAAATATCATGTCTCCAAAGTGTTCAATGTTTACAATATCATCCTTCCAAAAAACTTCTTAATCAATGTACTTCTGAACATCAGTCTGCTCTTCCTCTTGGTCCTGctctacaaaaaaatttatagttttGAAGAGTAGGACTGTAGTGGAACTACCACGTTGACATTATAATAATCTTAGTAAGTTAGCCCTGAAGACTACACTCATGAAAATTATGCAAtgacatatattaaaaatattcatattaaaaagattcattttgtttttcttcgaAAATTTTCACCACTAtgacatattaaattttatgttcattatatagttgctatgcttatagTTTTTCAAGTCTAAGAAACTATATTGTTAATATACTTTACTACATTTATAACGAAAGTATAAATGAAGggcgtgtattagattcatttcggagtttaTTAGCTtctgccactgtggaggctttgatttgcactcataattggatcaagggaactccaattcatgttccggatgttcttgagtatgaggaaGTCGACGTTGAGGAGGAGGGTGAtgatcagtctggatctggtatttattttaatttcattttctaatttcttattttaatttatttattttcatttaattggtattcattaatttgatttcaaatttaatacttatagtgatacatgagacggcgtctacggctacctccgatgcaatatgactttgtattggacccaccattgccatggtttgcacaatttatcccttaattattttttacatttaaaattttgtttcatatttataacttttttaattctaatttgttttattttcaacttattaatattttaagttttataacttattaacttttatgatcttgattttcagtctcacagcaatcgacacAACAGtcacaactcaccactcagtgaactcactgCTACGGCTCTactccaaaatcaaattgaaaaattatgattttgttaatttacaattaattgtaatgttgctacaatagttaattgtacaatttgtagcatttatttattttagatgagtttgtaatagtgtaatagtttattaactatcttaatttgtataattgtaaactatttattttagcatagtgccttattaccttagtgatgattattatttaattagttaatagttgaaacttaatatctacttaatagttcaatctatgaatctatatatatatatatatatattatttttatgtttttaaatctatatattttttaatctaaataatgggctcaaagtggcccaaaaataaattatgggcCTAAAGTGGGCCAAAAACGAATTATGGGTCATTTATggcccagaaaaatgtattGGGCCTATGACCCAGTAAGGGGATGCGGGGGTGCAAACGagtgggggtccacccccgcCCCCGCCCATGCTGGGCGGGGTAAGGGGGAAAAATTCCCCActcccgcatatgcgggggcggaGGAAGGGTAGCCCCGTCCTGTAGGGGGCGAGTATCACCCCTACTTAATATCATGCCAATGGATCAACAATTGGTTATCTAAAGTCTTAGTTTGAGACCActactctttatatttaaaatcacttttgtaCAAAGCaattgaaagaaatgaaaagacaCGATTTGCTTCATCCTCGCTGCAATAACTTGTTCAAAATTATTCATTCCccaatacataaaaaaataaagaaatacgTGTATCAAAATTTGTATATGCATAAATGAATCTGTATGCGCATAGTTATAGAAATGCATGAGAGATCGATagagacaaaaagaaagaaggtgCGTTTGGGatataatgaaatataaatatagagtGTGTCCCATATAGAGTCTAAAGACAAAAACAACTAGTATGTAAGATAGAGAGAGTAGTTGATTAAGAGATTGAACGAATGAGAAAATAGACCAAACTCATGGGAGGAGGTGTAAAAACCAAAGTCAACGCAAATTAATTAGTAGTTAAACATTTGCTAACAACCAGATTATCAAGGGGTAATCATAAAACGTTAAATTTGTTTAGAGGGAGGCTACAGacataaaatgatattataaactgacgtgacaCCATACTAATATGCCACATTAATCTTATTCTTCCCCATTTCCCCTCCTCCCTTCCTTGCTCCCTTTTTCAAACATTCAGCCTTATGTTGTCGCAGCCCTTTAGCAACGTTGTTCTCTCATTTCTAGCAAGACAAGAGACATCATCATCGTCACCCCTTACTAATAGCTACACAATCTCTCTCGATCTTTCTTTTTAGGAAAAGAACGAGTGAGGGCAAGGCGGGAGTTAGGAGGAAgtgaaagtaaagaaaatatattgtatCACTTAAATTTGTAGAATTCTTTattgtctttatatttttcatttgtttaacTTCGCAAACCCTCCTTCCAGCTTTTTATCCCCTGCAATCTAAAGATGTTTGGAAAAtcagataagataaaatttttatgaataatagtaagttaatttgtgaatatcaatgatatagttttagttaaatatttattaggttttagaaagagagagagaaaaaaaattaaataaaaaatattataaaattaaaatattgttagaatattatttttattttaatatttaaaaatattaaattattttttatttaaaatgttgaaaatattgtaatgattaatttgaaaatatttatatttaaataatatttaaaaaaaatagatgatatgaaaattatttcaaaacatcCCTCGAGAATCCGCGTGCTTCCACGTGAGCGAGGAAGTCTATTGGTGTACCGTTCATGTGGCGTTGGGTCAAGCCCAACATGTCTTATTGTGCGTGCCGTTCTTATAAACGCAGCTACGGACACAcctatcatttatatataactgtatcccaaaaaaaaaaaaaaaaaaaaaaaaaaggccaggTAAACGAACTTAAAACAAAGCTTCACCCATTGCCCTTTCTGCAGAAAAATGTCAGGCTACCCTCACAATACTTCCGGGTACGGCTACGGCGCTCCGCCTCCTGGAAGCCAATCTTATGGCTCCTCCCCATACGGTGCGCCCCCACCACAGGGATACGGCACACCCTACGGCGCGCCACCACCGCCACAGCCGCAAGGTCAGTCTCCCTACGCCCCCGTGGCCCAGCCTTACGGCGCCGCGCCATCGGCCCAGCCTTACGGCGCCGCGCCATCGGCCCCGCCTTACGACCACAAGCCCCCCAAGGAACAATATTCTTCCTCCGCCGGGGCCGCGTACCCCCCATCGGGGCCTAACTACTCCAGCCCTTTCGCGTCGCTGGTGCCCTCGGCCTTTCCACCCGGCACCGATCCGAACGTCGTTGCTTGCTTCCAGATAGCGGACCAGGACGGCAGCGGGCTTATTGACGACAAGGAGTTGCAGAAGGCGCTCTCTTCCTACAACCAGAGCTTCAGCTTGAGAACCGTCCATCTTCTTATGTACCTCTTCACCAATTCCAACAACAGAAGAATCGGTTagatactctctctctctctctcc
This window harbors:
- the LOC121265117 gene encoding calcium-binding protein CBP-like, which codes for MSGYPHNTSGYGYGAPPPGSQSYGSSPYGAPPPQGYGTPYGAPPPPQPQGQSPYAPVAQPYGAAPSAQPYGAAPSAPPYDHKPPKEQYSSSAGAAYPPSGPNYSSPFASLVPSAFPPGTDPNVVACFQIADQDGSGLIDDKELQKALSSYNQSFSLRTVHLLMYLFTNSNNRRIGPKEFTAVFYSLQSWRDIFERFDRDRSGKIDLSELREALLSLGFAVSPVVLDLLVSKFDKTGGKSKAIEYDNFIECCLTVKGLTEKFKEKDKAYSGSATFTYETFMMTVLPFLIA